From Etheostoma spectabile isolate EspeVRDwgs_2016 chromosome 8, UIUC_Espe_1.0, whole genome shotgun sequence, a single genomic window includes:
- the lrrc4ca gene encoding leucine rich repeat containing 4C, a, which yields MLNKMTSQQQQMMRGPRWNRALSDPLFVVLLALQLLVVAGLVRAQTCPSVCSCSNQFSKVICTRRGLREVPDGISTNTRYLNLQENLIQVIKVDSFKHLRHLEILQLSKNHIRKIELGAFNGLASLNTLELFDNRLTTIPNGAFEYLSKLKELWLRNNPIESIPSYAFNRVPSLRRLDLGELKRLSYISEGAFEGLSNLRYLNLGMCNLKEIPNLIPLVKLDELEMSGNQLTVIQPGSFKGLIHLQKLWMMHAQIQTIERNSFDDLQSLVELNLAHNNLTLLPHDLFTPLHHLERVHLHHNPWNCNCDILWLSWWLKEMVPANTSCCARCSSPTQHKGRYIGELDQNYFHCYAPVIVEPPTDLNVTEGSAAELKCRASSLTSVSWITPNGSIMTHGAYKIRISVLNDGTLNFTNVTMQDTGTYTCMVSNSAGNTTASATLNVSSTENSSFSYFTTVTVETIETPHNEGFTTAVQLKVGPTPSAGTWESVSPTSTTTTTARTVLSTRATEKTYTIPVTELGGEGSLNGLDEVMKTTKIIIGCFVAITLMAAVMLIIFYKMRKQHHQQNHHAPTRTIEIINVDEDCVTGGPGMEGHLTLPPLEHEHLNHYNTYKTAYNHASTINSIHSSAHEPLLIRASSKDNVQETQI from the coding sequence ATGTTAAACAAGATGAcctctcagcagcagcagatgaTGCGAGGTCCTAGGTGGAACCGGGCCTTGTCCGACCCTTTGTTTGTGGTGCTTCTGGCCCTGCAACTGCTGGTGGTGGCAGGGCTGGTACGTGCACAGACATGCCCCTCTGTCTGCTCCTGTAGTAACCAGTTCAGCAAAGTCATCTGCACCCGACGAGGTTTGCGGGAAGTCCCTGATGGCATCTCTACCAACACACGCTACCTGAATCTGCAAGAAAATCTCATTCAGGTCATAAAGGTGGACAGCTTCAAGCACCTAAGACATCTGGAGATTCTGCAGCTAAGCAAAAATCACATACGCAAAATTGAGCTGGGGGCATTCAATGGGCTGGCCAGCCTCAATACCTTGGAGCTTTTTGACAACCGCCTCACTACTATCCCAAACGGGGCATTTGAGTACCTGTCCAAACTAAAGGAGCTTTGGCTGAGGAATAACCCCATCGAGAGCATTCCCTCCTATGCTTTCAACAGAGTTCCCTCGTTAAGGCGTTTGGATCTTGGGGAGCTCAAACGGCTCTCCTACATATCTGAGGGGGCCTTTGAAGGGCTGAGCAATCTGCGCTACTTAAATCTGGGAATGTGCAATCTGAAGGAAATTCCCAACCTTATTCCCCTGGTGAAGCTGGATGAGCTGGAGATGTCGGGAAACCAGCTTACCGTCATCCAACCTGGCTCTTTTAAAGGGCTCATCCATTTGCAGAAGTTATGGATGATGCATGCCCAGATCCAGACCATAGAAAGGAACTCTTTTGATGACCTGCAGTCACTAGTGGAGCTCAATCTAGCCCATAACAACCTTACCCTCTTGCCCCATGATCTCTTTACTCCTTTACATCACCTGGAGAGGGTGCACTTGCACCACAACCCGTGGAATTGTAACTGTGACATCCTCTGGCTAAGCTGGTGGCTTAAGGAGATGGTGCCAGCAAACACCAGCTGCTGTGCCCGCTGCAGCTCACCAACCCAGCATAAGGGACGATACATTGGCGAGTTGGACCAGAACTACTTTCACTGTTATGCTCCTGTTATTGTGGAGCCTCCCACAGACCTTAATGTGACAGAGGGAAGCGCTGCAGAGTTGAAATGTAGAGCCAGTTCTTTGACCTCTGTAAGCTGGATTACACCCAATGGTTCCATCATGACACATGGTGCTTACAAGATCAGAATCTCCGTGCTGAATGATGGCACTCTGAACTTCACCAATGTTACCATGCAAGACACAGGCACGTACACATGTATGGTCAGTAATTCTGCGGGTAACACAACAGCATCTGCCACACTCAATGTGTCCTCTACAGAGAACAGCAGCTTCAGCTACTTCACCACAGTGACAGTGGAGACCATAGAAACACCACATAATGAAGGCTTCACCACTGCTGTGCAGCTGAAGGTGGGGCCCACACCCTCTGCTGGTACATGGGAGTCTGTTTCACCCACCTCTACAACTACCACTACAGCCCGGACCGTGCTCTCCACCCGCGCTACAGAGAAGACTTACACAATCCCCGTCACAGAGCTGGGTGGGGAGGGCTCGCTGAATGGCTTGGATGAGGTAATGAAGACCACCAAGATCATCATTGGCTGCTTTGTTGCGATCACACTCATGGCAGCAGTCATGCTAATCATCTTCTACAAGATGCGCAAACAGCACCACCAGCAGAACCACCACGCACCCACACGCACCATTGAGATCATCAATGTGGACGAGGACTGTGTAACAGGAGGCCCGGGCATGGAGGGCCATCTGACCCTGCCTCCTCTAGAGCACGAGCACCTCAACCACTACAACACCTATAAGACTGCTTACAaccatgcctccaccatcaacTCCATACACAGCTCAGCGCACGAACCTTTGTTAATCCGCGCCAGCTCGAAAGACAATGTACAAGAGACCCAAAtctaa